One window from the genome of Rhodopseudomonas sp. P2A-2r encodes:
- a CDS encoding multidrug effflux MFS transporter gives MTSSFTRNAVVLGLLSAVGPFAIDMYLPALPAIAADLHATTAATQMTLTMFFIAFGLCQIAYGPLSDVYGRKPPLYAGLALFTLGSVGCALAPGVGWLVAFRILQGMGAAAMGVIPRAIIRDLHTGVEATRLMALVMLVFSVSPILAPLTGSALIVPFGWRAVFVAVTVAALLAIVLVASLLPETRPVEERINGSVRNVLGSFGELLRDWHFLGLTFIGGLGMASFFAFLATSSFVYIGHYGLTPTQYSLAFSVNAIGFIGASQLAGFLGGRFGMVRVVIAAVSAYAAFAVLLLALTLAGFDSLRVLIPLLFTSFAFLGLVIPSTMVLSLEDHGPIAGIASALGGTLQMVTGGVMIAVAGLFFDGTSLPMVATIALTAVAALVVTLATLRCRAAAPQLAE, from the coding sequence ATGACCTCTTCTTTCACGCGCAACGCCGTGGTGCTCGGCCTTTTGTCCGCCGTGGGCCCGTTCGCCATCGACATGTATCTGCCGGCGCTGCCGGCGATCGCGGCGGATCTGCACGCCACCACGGCGGCGACGCAGATGACGCTGACCATGTTCTTCATCGCCTTCGGCCTGTGCCAGATCGCCTACGGGCCGCTGTCCGACGTCTACGGCCGCAAGCCGCCGCTCTATGCCGGGCTGGCGCTGTTTACGCTGGGTTCGGTCGGCTGCGCGCTGGCGCCCGGCGTCGGCTGGCTGGTGGCGTTCCGCATCCTCCAGGGCATGGGCGCCGCTGCCATGGGCGTGATTCCGCGCGCCATCATCCGTGACCTGCACACCGGCGTCGAGGCGACCCGGCTGATGGCGCTGGTGATGCTGGTGTTCTCGGTGTCGCCGATTCTCGCGCCCCTGACCGGCAGCGCGCTGATCGTGCCGTTCGGCTGGCGCGCGGTGTTCGTCGCCGTCACGGTGGCCGCGCTGCTCGCCATCGTGCTGGTGGCGTCATTGTTGCCGGAAACCCGCCCGGTGGAAGAGCGCATCAATGGCAGCGTCCGCAACGTGCTCGGCAGCTTCGGCGAGCTGTTGCGCGACTGGCATTTCCTCGGCCTCACCTTCATCGGCGGCTTGGGCATGGCGAGCTTCTTCGCGTTTCTGGCGACGTCGTCCTTCGTCTATATCGGCCATTATGGGCTGACGCCGACGCAGTACAGCCTGGCGTTCTCGGTCAATGCCATCGGCTTCATCGGCGCCTCGCAACTGGCAGGCTTCCTTGGCGGCCGCTTCGGCATGGTGCGCGTGGTGATCGCGGCGGTGTCGGCCTATGCGGCCTTCGCGGTGCTGCTGCTGGCGCTGACGCTCGCCGGCTTCGACAGCCTGCGCGTGCTGATCCCGCTGCTGTTCACCTCCTTCGCCTTCCTCGGCCTGGTGATCCCCTCCACCATGGTGCTGTCGCTGGAGGACCACGGCCCGATCGCCGGCATCGCCAGCGCGCTCGGCGGCACCCTGCAGATGGTCACCGGCGGCGTCATGATCGCGGTGGCCGGCCTGTTCTTCGACGGCACCTCGTTGCCGATGGTGGCGACCATCGCGCTCACCGCGGTGGCGGCACTGGTGGTGACGCTGGCGACCTTGCGCTGCCGCGCTGCCGCGCCGCAGTTGGCGGAGTAA
- a CDS encoding SRPBCC family protein: MLKIIAVIAVILAVALVAVLALALTKPDTFEVARSAAIKAPPDRIYPLIEDLHRWTAWSPYEAKDPAMKRSYSGSECGKGAAYGWDGNSNVGSGRMEITDAASPTRIVLKLDFFRPFEGHNTGEFTLHPQGDITTVTWSMRGPAPLMSKIMQVFLNMDQMIGKDFAVGLANLKSIVEK; encoded by the coding sequence ATGCTGAAGATCATTGCCGTGATCGCCGTCATTCTCGCGGTCGCGCTTGTCGCCGTTCTGGCGCTGGCGCTGACAAAACCCGACACGTTCGAGGTGGCGCGCAGCGCCGCCATCAAGGCGCCGCCGGACAGGATCTATCCGCTGATCGAGGACCTGCATCGCTGGACCGCGTGGTCGCCCTACGAGGCGAAGGATCCCGCCATGAAACGCAGCTACAGCGGTTCCGAGTGCGGCAAGGGCGCGGCCTATGGCTGGGACGGCAACAGCAATGTCGGTTCCGGGCGCATGGAGATCACCGATGCCGCATCGCCGACGCGGATCGTGCTCAAGCTGGATTTCTTCCGGCCATTCGAAGGCCACAACACCGGCGAATTCACCCTGCATCCGCAAGGTGATATCACCACCGTGACCTGGTCGATGCGCGGCCCGGCGCCGTTGATGTCGAAAATCATGCAGGTGTTTCTCAATATGGACCAGATGATCGGCAAGGACTTTGCCGTCGGCCTGGCCAACCTCAAGTCGATCGTCGAAAAATAG
- a CDS encoding YciI family protein, with amino-acid sequence MLYAILCYHDEAVVGSWTREEDAAVMGKLKLVHEKLAQQGRLGPVARLLPTTAATTLRKDSDPPLVLDGPFAETKEQLLGFYVVECPDLDGALEVARDLGRANPGGAYEIRPIGLFTPGHVAGHTP; translated from the coding sequence ATGCTCTACGCCATCCTTTGTTACCATGATGAAGCCGTTGTCGGATCGTGGACCCGCGAGGAGGACGCTGCGGTCATGGGCAAGCTGAAGCTGGTGCACGAGAAGCTTGCGCAGCAGGGGCGGCTCGGGCCGGTGGCACGGCTGCTGCCGACCACCGCCGCCACCACTCTGCGCAAGGACAGCGATCCGCCCCTGGTGCTCGACGGTCCGTTCGCCGAGACCAAGGAACAGTTGCTCGGGTTTTACGTGGTCGAATGCCCCGACCTCGATGGGGCGCTGGAGGTGGCGCGCGATCTCGGCCGCGCCAATCCCGGCGGCGCCTATGAGATCCGTCCGATCGGCCTGTTCACGCCCGGCCATGTGGCGGGACACACGCCATGA
- a CDS encoding TetR/AcrR family transcriptional regulator, whose amino-acid sequence MRNGTKKKPAPDKADSAAPKRRGRPRAYEPELALGQALALFRKDGFAATSLDDLSAATGMNRPSLYGAFGDKRALYIKSYARYREDYSGAAAEIFKADIDIRERLRRFYGAALDIYLQGGPRGCFTVMTVASDAIADPEIRAMVLKGFGDLDEALSWCFRTAIKRGELPETVDVAALSQLASATLYSLAIRSRAGIARRELEGIAQGAIDLMCGSAAK is encoded by the coding sequence ATTCGAAATGGTACAAAAAAGAAGCCCGCGCCGGACAAGGCCGACAGTGCGGCGCCGAAGCGGCGCGGCCGGCCGCGGGCCTATGAGCCGGAGCTGGCGCTGGGTCAGGCGCTGGCGTTGTTTCGCAAGGATGGCTTCGCCGCCACCTCGCTGGACGATCTGTCCGCCGCCACTGGCATGAACCGGCCGAGCCTGTATGGCGCGTTCGGCGACAAGCGCGCGCTCTACATCAAGAGCTATGCGCGCTACCGCGAGGACTACAGCGGCGCCGCCGCGGAGATCTTCAAGGCCGATATCGATATCCGCGAGCGGTTGCGCCGCTTCTACGGCGCCGCGCTCGACATCTATCTGCAGGGCGGCCCGCGCGGCTGCTTCACGGTGATGACGGTGGCCTCCGACGCCATCGCCGATCCCGAGATCCGCGCCATGGTGCTCAAGGGATTCGGCGATCTCGACGAGGCGCTGAGCTGGTGCTTCCGCACGGCGATCAAGCGCGGCGAACTGCCTGAGACCGTCGATGTCGCGGCGTTGTCGCAGCTCGCCTCCGCCACACTGTACTCCCTCGCCATCCGCTCCCGAGCCGGCATCGCGCGCCGGGAACTCGAAGGGATCGCGCAGGGGGCGATCGACTTGATGTGCGGCTCCGCCGCGAAATAA
- a CDS encoding VOC family protein, which translates to MQVNPYLHYNGNCEEAFNFYAKAIGAKIDVIMHVEGSPAAEHMPLEMAKKVLHAQLSIDGEVVMASDAPPGQFQKQQGFSVCLQIEDPAHGERIFKALADGGTIHMPFGATFWSKGFGMCLDKFGIPWMVNGPAPD; encoded by the coding sequence ATGCAGGTCAATCCCTATCTTCACTACAACGGCAATTGCGAAGAGGCCTTCAACTTCTATGCGAAGGCGATCGGCGCCAAGATCGACGTCATCATGCATGTGGAAGGCTCGCCGGCCGCCGAACATATGCCGCTGGAGATGGCCAAGAAGGTGCTGCATGCGCAGCTGTCGATCGATGGCGAGGTAGTGATGGCCTCCGACGCGCCGCCCGGACAATTTCAGAAGCAGCAGGGCTTCTCGGTGTGCCTGCAGATCGAGGATCCCGCCCATGGCGAACGGATCTTCAAGGCGCTGGCCGACGGCGGAACCATCCACATGCCATTCGGCGCCACGTTCTGGTCAAAAGGTTTTGGCATGTGCCTCGACAAGTTCGGCATTCCCTGGATGGTGAACGGCCCGGCCCCGGATTAG
- a CDS encoding RNA polymerase sigma factor has product MTTDLAWIDAALTTARPQALGALLRYFRNLDTAEEAFQNACLRALKTWPQNGPPRDAAAWLIMVGRNVAIDDIRKTSRHTALPEDEAISDLDDAEAELAERLDGAHYRDDILRLLFICCHPQIPATQQIALALRIVSGLSVKQIARAFLVTEAAMEQRITRAKAAIAKADVAFETPGAPERSERLAAVAAMIYLVFNEGYSASGEAIAERASLCQEAIRLARLLLKLFQSEPEIMGLTALLLLQHARARARFDADGSAVLLDDQDRTLWDHCLIAEGLALIDKAMRHRRTGPYQIQAAIAALHARAATPAETDWLQIDLLYGSLEILTPSPVITLNRSVAVSKTRGAQAALDMIEPLAPRLSNYFHFFGVRGAYLMQLGRGDEARVSFDRAIALANTSAEAAHIRMHIDRLKRDSKSGSAMAPAAPHEAKLR; this is encoded by the coding sequence ATGACCACCGATCTCGCCTGGATCGATGCGGCGCTGACCACGGCGCGCCCCCAGGCGCTCGGCGCGCTGTTGCGCTATTTCCGCAACCTCGACACCGCCGAGGAGGCATTCCAGAATGCCTGTCTGCGTGCGCTCAAGACCTGGCCGCAGAATGGCCCGCCGCGCGACGCCGCGGCATGGCTGATCATGGTCGGCCGCAACGTCGCCATCGACGACATCAGGAAGACCAGTCGCCACACGGCACTGCCGGAGGACGAGGCCATCTCCGACCTCGACGACGCCGAGGCGGAATTGGCAGAGCGGCTCGACGGCGCGCATTATCGCGACGACATCCTGCGCCTGCTGTTCATCTGCTGCCATCCGCAGATTCCGGCCACGCAGCAGATCGCGCTGGCGCTGCGCATCGTCTCCGGCCTGTCAGTGAAACAGATCGCCCGTGCCTTCCTGGTGACGGAAGCCGCCATGGAACAGCGCATCACCCGTGCCAAGGCGGCGATCGCCAAGGCCGACGTCGCCTTCGAGACGCCGGGCGCGCCGGAGCGCTCGGAGCGCCTCGCCGCGGTGGCGGCGATGATCTATCTGGTTTTCAACGAAGGCTATTCCGCCTCCGGCGAAGCCATCGCCGAGCGCGCGTCGCTGTGCCAGGAGGCGATCCGGCTGGCGCGGCTGCTGCTCAAGCTGTTCCAGTCGGAGCCGGAGATCATGGGGCTGACGGCCCTGCTGCTGCTGCAACACGCCCGCGCACGGGCGCGGTTCGATGCCGACGGCTCGGCGGTGCTGCTCGACGACCAGGACCGCACCCTGTGGGACCACTGCCTGATCGCCGAGGGCCTGGCGCTGATCGACAAGGCGATGCGCCATCGCCGCACCGGGCCGTACCAGATCCAGGCGGCGATCGCCGCGCTGCATGCCCGCGCCGCCACGCCCGCCGAGACCGACTGGCTGCAGATCGATCTGCTCTATGGCTCGCTGGAGATTCTCACGCCGTCGCCGGTGATCACCCTGAACCGCTCGGTGGCGGTGTCCAAGACCCGCGGCGCGCAGGCGGCGCTCGACATGATCGAGCCCTTGGCGCCACGGCTGTCGAACTATTTTCACTTCTTCGGCGTGCGCGGTGCCTATCTGATGCAGCTCGGCCGCGGCGACGAGGCGCGCGTCAGCTTCGACCGCGCCATCGCGCTGGCCAATACCTCTGCCGAGGCCGCCCATATCCGCATGCACATCGATCGGCTGAAGCGCGACAGCAAGAGCGGCAGCGCGATGGCTCCCGCGGCCCCGCACGAGGCGAAGCTTCGCTAG